A window of the Gossypium hirsutum isolate 1008001.06 unplaced genomic scaffold, Gossypium_hirsutum_v2.1 scaffold_481, whole genome shotgun sequence genome harbors these coding sequences:
- the LOC107940045 gene encoding calcium uniporter protein 5, mitochondrial — MWRRLGRCDALKQSISVAVGRRPLPSPQSPQMMEGMIVRTSPAFRGGLENLTFAEAKKLMRLVNVESLKTKLEMEGKEVIGYSELLEACKSMDVARSLNEAITFARVLDEAGVVLVFRDKVYLHPEKVVDLVRKAVPLALAPEDDPIKDELKRLLEQKEEIDVQAHKEVRRILWTGLGLAVGQVGLFFRLTFWEFSWDVMEPITYFSTSIIIVICYAYFLFTSRDPTYQDLMKRLFLSRQRKLLLNHNFDLGKLKALQNKCKTPLDASAFV, encoded by the exons ATGTGGAGGAGGTTGGGGCGGTGCGATGCTTTGAAGCAGAGCATATCTGTAGCAGTTGGAAGGAGACCTCTGCCTTCCCCTCAGAGTCCGCAGATGATGGAGGGAATGATAGTGAGAACCAGTCCAGCATTCCGCG GAGGACTAGAGAACCTAACATTCGCGGAGGCTAAGAAGTTGATGAGGCTGGTTAACGTGGAATCACTCAAGACAAAACTAGAAATGGAAGGCAAAGAGGTGATAGGCTACTCGGAGCTACTTGAAGCCTGCAAGAGCATGGACGTTGCTAGATCACTGAATGAGGCCATTACTTTTGCACGGGTTTTAGATGAGGCAGGTGTTGTACTTGTATTCCGCGACAAGGTTTATCTTCATCCTGAGAAG GTGGTGGATCTGGTTAGAAAAGCAGTGCCTCTTGCATTGGCTCCCGAAGATGATCCTATCAAGGATGAGCTAAAAAGGCTGTTGGAACAAAAGGAAGAAATTGATGTGCAGGCTCATAAGGAAGTTCGTCGTATACTTTGGACCGGTCTGGGATTAGCTGTAGGACAAGTTGGACTATTCTTCCGGCTAACATTTTGGGAATTCTCGTGGGATGTTATGGAACCGATTACATATTTTTCCACCAGCATTATTATAGTTATATGCTATGCTTACTTCCTGTTCACTTCAAGAGATCCCACATACCAAGATCTGATGAAGAGGCTTTTTCTCTCCAGGCAGAGAAAATTGTTATTGAACCATAATTTTGATCTTGGCAAATTGAAGGCGTTACAAAATAAGTGCAAAACTCCTCTGGATGCCTCTGCATTTGTCTGA